In the Candidatus Saccharibacteria bacterium oral taxon 488 genome, one interval contains:
- the def gene encoding peptide deformylase has protein sequence MLTREAIPVEHEDIGSGHVQQTITDMLDTLRSQGPEGVGIAANQIGSNLAIFVIDVRPPEDAKAKPFRLVAINPEIVEYSGEPVKSSNPEGCLSGVTGDSETTPMGFTTRYPKVTLRWTDEQGETHEQAFNGMHAWVIQHETDHLNGIFFTDRIEKSEPRTEEADLAELAIRSASADSAQE, from the coding sequence ATACTAACGCGAGAAGCGATACCCGTCGAACATGAGGACATAGGGAGCGGTCATGTACAGCAGACCATAACAGATATGCTCGATACGCTGCGCTCACAGGGTCCCGAGGGTGTAGGTATCGCTGCCAATCAAATTGGGAGCAATCTCGCAATCTTTGTTATTGATGTGCGGCCGCCTGAGGATGCTAAAGCCAAGCCATTTCGGCTCGTGGCAATTAACCCCGAGATTGTTGAATATAGTGGTGAACCTGTGAAGAGCTCGAATCCAGAGGGCTGCCTGAGTGGAGTGACGGGTGATTCCGAAACGACACCAATGGGCTTTACCACGCGTTACCCTAAGGTGACGTTGCGCTGGACAGATGAGCAGGGCGAGACGCATGAACAGGCCTTTAATGGTATGCATGCTTGGGTTATCCAGCACGAGACAGATCATCTGAACGGTATCTTTTTTACAGACAGGATAGAAAAAAGTGAGCCGCGGACAGAGGAGGCCGACCTGGCCGAGCTGGCGATCCGCAGCGCCTCGGCTGACAGTGCTCAGGAATAG
- a CDS encoding uracil-DNA glycosylase family protein: MTRPLLYDEIDQDSMNASFHARGWPPVYTASPCSRIVLVGQAPGRIAQETRTPWNDASGRTLRQWLGVTDEQFYDPDLFALMPMDFYYPGKAAHGDLPPRSEFAKKWHPRLLAQMPDVRLTILVGAHAQQYYLNKQAKRNLTETVAHYVEYLPHYFPLVHPSPLNLRWRAHNPWFEMNVIPILSEMVKELAQ, from the coding sequence ATGACTAGGCCGTTGCTATATGATGAAATCGATCAAGATAGTATGAATGCTTCGTTTCACGCTCGTGGTTGGCCGCCAGTCTATACCGCTTCACCCTGCTCACGTATCGTGCTGGTTGGTCAGGCGCCGGGACGAATAGCGCAGGAAACACGCACGCCATGGAATGATGCCAGTGGTCGCACGTTGCGTCAGTGGCTGGGGGTTACCGATGAACAATTTTATGATCCTGATTTGTTTGCTCTAATGCCAATGGATTTTTATTATCCAGGTAAGGCTGCGCATGGTGATTTACCGCCGCGATCGGAGTTTGCCAAAAAGTGGCATCCACGGCTGCTAGCACAGATGCCGGATGTGAGGCTGACGATTTTAGTTGGTGCTCATGCTCAGCAATACTATCTTAATAAGCAGGCGAAGCGCAACCTGACCGAAACAGTCGCGCATTATGTGGAGTATCTGCCTCATTATTTTCCACTTGTCCATCCATCACCGCTTAACTTACGCTGGCGGGCGCACAATCCGTGGTTCGAAATGAACGTCATTCCGATTCTGTCTGAGATGGTCAAAGAATTAGCACAGTAG
- a CDS encoding 1,4-alpha-glucan-branching enzyme yields the protein MSKKTLVELDPWLAPHEPVIKAREAYVSSTLEKVLDGKSPADFALGFHHFGLHRTQDGWIFREWAPNATHIVMVGDFSDWQEREEFTLQPGAHGEWSVDLPRDALHHGQKYKLRVYWPGGAGWRLPSYATYVIQDDDSVDFSAVVWQPDEPYQWQHNIPSAPNVPLIYEAHVGMSSEEEKVATFNEFTAGVLPRIKQAGYNTIQLMAIAEHPYYGSFGYHVSNFFAVSSRFGTPDDFKRLVDIAHGLGLRVIIDIVHAHAAKNEVEGLGNFVGSLTQYFKALDHPAWDSRLFDYGKPEVLHFLASNCRWWLDEYHVDGFRFDGVTSMLYHDHGLGKSFTSYDDYFTDDVDKDALVYLRLANDIIHAVRPDATTIAEEMSGLPGLAAPTEHGGLGFDYRLAMGAPDLWIKTLKERRDEDWDLGELAHTLSSHRPEEKVISYAESHDQALVGDKTLIFRLIDKDMYWHMNKDDPDLTVERGIALHKLIRLLTAGLHGGGYLNFMGNEFGHPEWIDFPRQGNNWSFKHARRQWSLRDNGFLKYQWLGEFDAALMKIVQAVDDLGIHYLNIRQHDHVVSFIRGDLLFIMNFSPNQSWTDYGVPAAAGSYRVALSSDDQQFGGQGRVDPNGRYFTTPHGNEHIIRVYTPTRSGLVLQKD from the coding sequence ATGAGCAAGAAAACCCTGGTTGAGCTTGATCCGTGGCTGGCGCCGCATGAACCCGTCATCAAGGCGCGCGAGGCCTATGTTTCGTCGACACTCGAAAAGGTTTTGGATGGAAAATCGCCGGCAGATTTTGCGCTGGGGTTTCATCATTTTGGACTGCACCGCACTCAAGACGGTTGGATTTTTAGAGAATGGGCGCCAAACGCTACACACATAGTAATGGTCGGCGATTTTTCTGACTGGCAGGAGCGTGAAGAATTTACCCTGCAACCCGGTGCGCATGGCGAATGGAGTGTTGATTTGCCGAGAGACGCACTGCACCACGGGCAGAAATATAAGCTGCGCGTCTATTGGCCGGGCGGAGCTGGTTGGCGCTTGCCATCATATGCCACCTACGTTATTCAAGATGATGATTCGGTGGATTTTTCGGCCGTGGTATGGCAGCCCGATGAGCCATATCAGTGGCAGCACAACATTCCATCTGCGCCAAACGTGCCGTTAATTTATGAGGCGCATGTCGGTATGAGCAGCGAGGAGGAAAAGGTCGCCACTTTCAATGAATTTACCGCGGGCGTCCTACCGCGCATCAAACAAGCCGGCTACAACACCATCCAACTGATGGCCATCGCCGAGCACCCGTACTATGGCAGTTTCGGCTATCACGTCAGCAACTTTTTCGCGGTGTCATCACGGTTTGGCACACCGGATGATTTCAAGCGATTAGTTGACATAGCACACGGACTGGGGCTGCGCGTCATCATTGATATCGTCCATGCTCATGCCGCTAAAAATGAAGTCGAGGGCCTCGGCAATTTCGTGGGCAGCCTGACGCAGTATTTCAAAGCTCTCGACCATCCAGCGTGGGATTCGCGGCTGTTTGATTATGGTAAGCCGGAAGTACTGCACTTTTTGGCCAGCAATTGCCGCTGGTGGTTGGATGAATACCACGTTGACGGTTTTCGGTTTGATGGCGTGACCAGCATGCTATATCACGACCACGGTCTAGGCAAAAGTTTCACCAGCTATGATGATTATTTTACTGATGATGTCGATAAGGACGCCTTGGTCTATCTCAGACTGGCCAATGACATCATTCACGCCGTTCGCCCCGATGCCACGACCATTGCTGAGGAAATGAGCGGACTACCGGGCTTGGCGGCACCGACAGAACACGGCGGCCTAGGCTTTGATTATCGATTGGCGATGGGTGCGCCCGACCTCTGGATCAAGACATTGAAGGAGAGGCGTGATGAAGATTGGGATTTGGGCGAGCTGGCGCATACGCTGAGCTCGCACCGCCCAGAGGAAAAAGTCATCAGCTACGCCGAGAGCCATGACCAAGCCTTGGTCGGCGACAAGACACTGATTTTTCGGCTGATCGACAAAGACATGTATTGGCATATGAACAAAGACGATCCGGACCTGACCGTGGAACGTGGCATAGCCCTACATAAACTGATTCGACTGCTGACAGCCGGACTGCACGGCGGCGGCTACCTTAATTTTATGGGCAATGAATTTGGACATCCCGAGTGGATCGACTTTCCGCGCCAAGGTAATAATTGGTCATTCAAGCACGCGCGGCGCCAGTGGAGTTTACGCGACAATGGATTTTTGAAATACCAATGGTTGGGCGAATTTGACGCGGCGCTGATGAAAATCGTCCAAGCGGTTGACGACCTGGGCATTCACTATCTGAACATTCGCCAACACGACCATGTGGTTAGTTTCATACGCGGCGATCTGCTGTTTATCATGAATTTTTCACCCAACCAGTCGTGGACGGATTACGGCGTACCAGCGGCGGCTGGGTCATACCGGGTAGCACTCAGCAGCGACGACCAACAGTTTGGTGGACAGGGCCGGGTTGATCCTAATGGCCGCTACTTTACGACGCCACATGGCAACGAGCATATTATACGTGTATACACACCGACACGAAGTGGCCTCGTGCTACAAAAAGATTGA
- a CDS encoding ABC transporter ATP-binding protein produces MRQQHAKTTLQLLWRASRPYKWRRNLALITATLTLAVGTIVGPLIIAQLLDMIQHGQLQTGSVWTLVILYGLSQLWSEIIGWRIVLYLMWTLETIMQRDIANKVFAKLSGETMFFHSNKFGGSLVSQNSKLSGCVERFWDELVWAVLPLVISLTGSIVILSMLLWQYALFLFMFSIVFGVAVFFGSRPMAKLSQREAEASNKVSGNLADMVSNVLAVKSSGAEKIEQQRFDKTNRAWRKASLATMRGFLTVSSVYSTINTSIRIGAIVFAIYAAQYNVVSVAAVYLIITYTGSVARELWNMNSIMRNYNRIIGDAHEMIEILHTPTSLVDRSDKKLHVNRGVIDFDAVTFTHDEGKGAMLFRDFSLHITPGEKVGLVGSSGSGKTTLTKLLLRFADIDSGAIMIDEQDIAEVTQASLRSQIAYVPQEPLLFHRSVRENIAYGKADATDAEIEQAAKKAGAYDFITQLQDGFDTLVGERGVKLSGGQRQRIAIARAILKDAPILVLDEATSALDSESEALIQKSLKTLMKNRTSIVIAHRLSTIAKLDRIIVMHNGKIVEDGSHDQLIKRGGHYAKLWQHQSGGFIDA; encoded by the coding sequence TTGCGACAACAACACGCAAAAACAACATTACAACTACTATGGCGAGCGTCACGTCCATACAAATGGCGACGCAATCTAGCGCTCATTACAGCTACCTTAACCTTGGCAGTAGGCACAATCGTCGGGCCGCTGATTATCGCACAGCTCCTGGATATGATTCAACATGGTCAGCTACAGACCGGCTCTGTGTGGACTCTTGTCATTCTCTATGGCCTCAGCCAACTGTGGTCAGAGATTATTGGATGGCGAATAGTACTGTATTTGATGTGGACGCTAGAAACCATTATGCAGCGCGACATCGCAAACAAGGTATTCGCCAAGCTGTCTGGCGAGACCATGTTTTTCCACTCCAATAAATTTGGCGGCTCGCTCGTTAGCCAAAACAGCAAGCTCAGTGGCTGTGTTGAACGATTTTGGGATGAGCTAGTATGGGCAGTACTGCCGCTAGTCATCTCACTCACCGGATCAATTGTCATTCTGTCGATGTTACTCTGGCAATACGCGCTCTTTCTATTCATGTTCTCGATTGTTTTTGGTGTAGCCGTCTTCTTTGGCTCGCGCCCAATGGCAAAATTAAGCCAGCGTGAAGCAGAGGCCAGCAATAAGGTAAGCGGTAACCTCGCTGACATGGTGTCGAATGTACTTGCTGTCAAATCATCCGGCGCTGAAAAAATTGAGCAGCAGCGATTTGATAAAACGAATCGTGCATGGCGCAAGGCTAGCCTGGCCACCATGCGAGGGTTCCTCACTGTCAGCAGTGTTTACTCAACGATAAACACCAGCATCCGAATCGGTGCCATCGTGTTCGCTATTTATGCAGCACAGTATAATGTCGTTTCGGTCGCAGCGGTGTACTTAATCATTACCTACACTGGTAGTGTTGCCCGTGAGCTGTGGAATATGAATAGCATCATGCGCAATTATAACCGGATCATCGGTGACGCTCATGAGATGATCGAGATATTACACACACCAACATCACTTGTTGATAGAAGTGACAAAAAGCTTCATGTTAATCGCGGTGTTATTGATTTTGATGCCGTAACCTTTACGCATGACGAAGGCAAGGGGGCGATGCTGTTTCGCGACTTTTCATTGCATATTACGCCAGGCGAAAAGGTCGGGCTGGTTGGTTCTAGTGGTTCGGGCAAGACGACTCTGACGAAATTGCTGCTGAGATTTGCCGACATCGACTCGGGCGCAATCATGATTGATGAGCAGGACATTGCCGAGGTCACACAGGCCAGCCTCCGTTCGCAGATCGCTTACGTGCCGCAGGAGCCGCTGCTGTTTCACCGTTCGGTGCGTGAGAACATTGCCTATGGCAAGGCCGACGCTACTGATGCCGAGATTGAACAAGCAGCCAAAAAGGCGGGGGCCTATGATTTTATTACTCAGCTGCAGGACGGCTTTGACACACTGGTCGGTGAGCGCGGCGTAAAGTTGTCGGGTGGACAGCGCCAGCGCATTGCTATCGCCCGAGCAATATTAAAAGACGCGCCTATCTTGGTGCTGGACGAGGCAACCTCAGCGCTTGATTCTGAATCAGAAGCGTTAATCCAAAAATCACTCAAGACGCTGATGAAAAACCGGACCTCTATCGTCATTGCTCATCGACTTTCAACGATTGCCAAGCTTGATCGGATTATCGTGATGCATAATGGCAAGATAGTCGAGGATGGATCGCATGACCAGCTTATCAAGCGCGGTGGTCATTATGCAAAGCTATGGCAGCATCAGTCTGGTGGCTTTATTGACGCCTAA
- the tgt gene encoding tRNA guanosine(34) transglycosylase Tgt, which produces MKPFSFEITSRLDDTLARTGVIHTPHGDIKTPAFIVVGTKANVKAMLPEMVADVGAQAVLANAYHLYLQPGHELIEKAGYLGKFMNWSGPTFTDSGGFQVLSLGSGFKKVLAMSTDVDEEIAIAKKSSRHAWVDENGVMFKSHLDGSYHKFTPELSMQIQAGIGADITFAFDELTSLIDPYEYQVEALARTHAWAERSLAEVKRLRKARPDKPYQALFGVLQGANYEDLRKQTAAFLGAIDFDGYGIGGALEKETMAQTIQWVNQILPENKPRHLLGISEPDDIFAAIEQGIDTFDCVSPTRVARNGAAYTPFGRVNVRGRKYREMFEPIMEDCDCYTCRHYTAAYLCHLLRARESLAGTLLSIHNERFIVKLVDDIRASLEDGTFYEFREAFLATYYRH; this is translated from the coding sequence ATGAAGCCATTTTCTTTTGAAATAACGTCTAGGCTCGACGACACTTTGGCGCGCACTGGCGTTATTCATACACCGCACGGCGATATTAAAACACCGGCGTTTATCGTGGTCGGCACTAAGGCTAATGTCAAGGCGATGCTGCCCGAGATGGTGGCGGATGTCGGCGCGCAGGCGGTGCTGGCGAACGCCTATCATCTGTATTTGCAGCCGGGTCATGAACTGATTGAAAAGGCTGGTTATTTGGGCAAGTTTATGAATTGGTCGGGGCCGACATTCACTGATAGCGGTGGCTTTCAGGTGCTGAGTCTGGGTTCGGGTTTTAAGAAAGTTTTGGCGATGAGTACGGATGTTGACGAGGAGATCGCCATCGCCAAAAAATCGTCGCGCCACGCTTGGGTTGATGAAAATGGCGTGATGTTCAAATCACACCTCGACGGCTCGTACCATAAGTTTACGCCGGAATTATCCATGCAAATTCAGGCGGGCATTGGCGCCGACATTACTTTTGCTTTTGACGAGCTGACCTCGCTGATTGATCCGTATGAATATCAAGTGGAAGCCTTGGCGCGAACGCACGCGTGGGCGGAGCGGAGTTTGGCGGAAGTGAAACGTCTGCGCAAGGCTCGTCCCGACAAGCCGTATCAGGCATTATTTGGCGTGCTGCAAGGCGCAAATTATGAAGATTTGCGCAAGCAAACGGCTGCGTTTTTAGGCGCGATAGATTTTGACGGCTATGGTATCGGTGGCGCGCTGGAAAAGGAAACCATGGCCCAGACGATTCAGTGGGTCAATCAGATCTTGCCCGAGAACAAGCCGCGGCATTTGCTCGGTATCTCCGAGCCGGACGATATCTTTGCGGCGATTGAGCAGGGAATCGACACCTTTGACTGCGTCAGTCCGACGCGCGTGGCCAGAAACGGCGCGGCCTATACGCCGTTTGGCCGGGTCAATGTTCGCGGGAGAAAATACCGCGAAATGTTTGAACCAATTATGGAAGATTGTGACTGTTATACGTGCCGTCACTATACCGCAGCTTACCTCTGTCATTTGCTGCGCGCCCGCGAGTCTTTGGCTGGCACGCTATTATCAATTCATAACGAACGATTTATCGTCAAATTGGTTGATGACATTCGCGCTAGCCTGGAGGACGGGACATTTTATGAGTTTCGCGAGGCGTTTTTAGCGACGTACTATCGCCACTAG
- the uvrA gene encoding excinuclease ABC subunit UvrA, whose protein sequence is MPEVIRVKGAREHNLKNIDVEIPRDKLVVITGLSGSGKSSLAFDTIYAEGQRRYVESLSSYARQFLGIMDKPDVDSIEGLSPAISIDQKSTSRNPRSTVATVTEIYDYLRLLFARIGTPHCPALKPDGTRCHKPVSRRTAEAIIQEIAKQYDGKRLLLLAPIVKNKKGEFAHIPEQYRRLGYARVRVDGVVYALDEFPQLQKSYKHSIELVVDRLAMNNDLTSRLSQSVEQALELGQGVVEVLDADTDELKTFSQRYACVDHPDEEIPELEPRLFSFNAPQGACPSCTGLGSRLEVDPSLVLNENLTIAEGAIRPYNRINVDNFYMRKISAVAEAHGFSIRTPVGQLSDEARQKVLYGTGDQKYPVQLGNGRHYDTTYEGVIPNLERRWKETDSEFMRKDIERFMRQRDCYVCGGARLKPVVLAVTVQGLNIMDICDLGVDDALDLFTHKLTLNEQQAMIARLILKEITARLGFMSNVGLNYLELGRAANTLSGGEAQRIRLATQIGSGLQGVLYVLDEPSIGLHQRDNDRLIATLKHLRNLGNTVLVVEHDEDTIRQSDFLIDMGPGAGVHGGAVVALGSPEEVAKCADSVTGRYLSGAEKIAVPKHRRQVDASRQLIVRGARENNLKQIDVAFPLGLMTVVSGVSGSGKSTLVNDIVAKELAARLNRASDVPGAHDKIEGIKQLDKAIVIDQSPIGRTPRSNPATYTGIFTPIRELFASTSEANVRGYKAGRFSFNVKGGRCENCQGDGMIKIEMHFLPDVYVQCDECHGRRYNREALEIKYKNKTIADVLDMTVEQAAEFFDSVPNIARKLQTLVEVGLGYIKLGQPATTFSGGEAQRIKLATELSKRSTGKTMYILDEPTTGLHSADVKRLLGILQQLVDGGNSMIIIEHNLDVIKSADWIIDMGPEGGLGGGTVVVSGTPEEVANVPESFTGTYLKSLL, encoded by the coding sequence ATGCCAGAGGTAATTCGCGTCAAGGGCGCCCGTGAACACAATCTGAAAAATATTGACGTGGAAATTCCGCGCGATAAATTAGTGGTGATCACTGGCCTGAGTGGCAGCGGTAAGTCGTCGCTGGCGTTTGATACGATTTACGCCGAGGGACAGCGCCGCTATGTCGAAAGCCTGTCGAGCTACGCGCGGCAATTTTTAGGCATTATGGATAAGCCGGATGTTGATAGCATCGAGGGCCTGAGCCCGGCAATTTCAATTGATCAAAAGTCAACCAGCCGTAATCCGCGTTCAACCGTGGCGACGGTGACCGAGATTTATGATTATCTGCGCCTCTTGTTTGCGCGGATTGGCACGCCGCATTGTCCGGCTCTCAAGCCAGACGGCACGCGCTGCCATAAGCCAGTGTCGCGCCGTACAGCCGAGGCGATTATCCAGGAGATTGCTAAGCAATATGATGGCAAGCGATTGCTGCTACTCGCACCAATTGTCAAGAATAAGAAGGGCGAGTTTGCGCACATTCCAGAGCAGTATCGGCGGCTAGGCTACGCCCGGGTGCGCGTGGATGGCGTGGTGTATGCACTGGATGAGTTTCCGCAGTTACAGAAAAGTTATAAGCACAGTATTGAGTTAGTGGTTGATCGCCTGGCAATGAACAATGACCTGACTAGCCGGTTGAGCCAGAGCGTCGAGCAGGCGCTGGAGCTTGGTCAGGGTGTGGTTGAGGTGCTGGATGCTGATACTGATGAATTAAAGACATTCTCGCAGCGTTATGCCTGTGTTGACCATCCGGATGAGGAGATTCCAGAGCTTGAGCCGCGTCTATTTAGTTTTAATGCACCGCAAGGGGCCTGTCCGAGTTGTACTGGACTTGGCAGCCGATTGGAAGTCGATCCTAGTTTAGTACTGAATGAGAATCTGACGATTGCCGAGGGGGCAATTCGGCCATACAACCGGATTAATGTTGATAACTTTTACATGCGCAAGATTTCGGCGGTAGCCGAGGCGCATGGTTTTAGTATTCGGACGCCGGTTGGGCAGTTGTCTGATGAGGCGCGCCAGAAAGTACTCTACGGCACGGGCGATCAGAAGTATCCAGTGCAGCTTGGCAATGGGCGGCATTATGATACAACCTATGAAGGGGTGATTCCGAATTTGGAGCGGCGCTGGAAAGAAACCGATAGCGAATTTATGCGCAAGGACATTGAGCGGTTTATGCGCCAGCGGGATTGTTATGTTTGCGGCGGTGCGCGGCTAAAACCGGTTGTTTTGGCGGTAACCGTGCAGGGTCTGAATATCATGGATATTTGCGACCTTGGCGTTGATGATGCGCTCGACTTGTTCACTCACAAGTTAACATTGAACGAGCAGCAGGCAATGATCGCGCGGCTTATTTTGAAAGAGATTACCGCCCGCCTCGGCTTTATGAGTAATGTCGGGCTGAATTATTTGGAGTTAGGGCGCGCCGCCAATACACTGAGCGGTGGCGAGGCGCAGCGAATTCGGCTGGCGACACAGATTGGCAGCGGTTTGCAGGGTGTGCTGTATGTGCTGGATGAGCCGTCGATTGGCTTGCATCAGCGCGATAATGATCGGCTGATTGCTACGCTGAAGCACCTACGTAATCTCGGCAATACGGTGCTGGTAGTCGAACACGACGAGGATACCATTCGGCAGAGTGACTTTTTGATCGATATGGGCCCAGGCGCTGGTGTGCATGGCGGCGCGGTGGTGGCGCTGGGTTCTCCTGAAGAGGTAGCCAAATGTGCAGATAGCGTGACTGGCCGGTATCTGTCGGGTGCAGAAAAAATTGCCGTACCAAAACATCGCCGCCAGGTTGATGCGAGCCGTCAACTAATCGTCCGCGGGGCTCGCGAGAACAATTTGAAGCAGATCGACGTGGCGTTTCCCTTGGGTCTAATGACGGTGGTGTCGGGCGTATCAGGTAGCGGTAAGTCGACGCTAGTCAATGATATCGTCGCCAAAGAATTAGCGGCACGGCTTAATCGAGCCAGTGACGTACCAGGGGCACATGATAAAATTGAGGGTATTAAGCAGCTAGATAAAGCTATCGTCATCGATCAGTCGCCAATTGGCCGCACGCCGCGTTCTAATCCAGCGACCTACACTGGCATTTTTACGCCAATTCGCGAACTGTTTGCTAGTACTTCTGAGGCTAATGTCCGCGGCTATAAGGCGGGCCGGTTCAGCTTTAATGTCAAGGGCGGCCGCTGCGAGAATTGCCAAGGCGACGGTATGATCAAGATCGAGATGCACTTTTTGCCGGATGTCTACGTCCAGTGTGACGAGTGTCATGGTCGGCGCTACAATCGTGAGGCGCTGGAAATTAAGTATAAAAATAAGACGATTGCTGATGTACTCGATATGACAGTCGAGCAGGCGGCGGAGTTCTTTGATAGCGTGCCAAATATCGCTCGGAAACTACAAACGCTGGTGGAAGTTGGCCTTGGCTATATCAAGCTCGGCCAGCCAGCAACCACCTTTTCGGGCGGCGAGGCGCAGCGGATTAAACTAGCGACGGAACTGTCCAAGCGCTCGACGGGCAAGACGATGTACATTCTGGACGAGCCGACAACTGGGCTGCATTCTGCTGACGTCAAGCGGCTGCTGGGAATTTTGCAGCAGCTGGTTGATGGCGGTAATAGCATGATTATTATTGAGCACAATTTGGATGTCATCAAATCGGCTGACTGGATTATCGATATGGGGCCTGAGGGTGGCCTCGGCGGCGGTACGGTGGTGGTAAGCGGCACGCCAGAAGAAGTCGCCAACGTGCCAGAATCGTTTACCGGTACGTATCTGAAAAGTTTGCTGTAG
- a CDS encoding DedA family protein, with product MHAFIDFIVHFGVVAILLVVFAESGLLFGFVFPGDSLLFTAGYMVQQHILPIDIHLFALLLSLMAILGDSVGYAFGHKVGRKLFERKNSRFFKKKYLVQAEKFYEKHGSLTVVLARFVPIVRTFAPIVAGASKMHYRTFIIFNILGGVIWATLFTYLGFFAGKALTDAGVNIEVAALVIIFLSVLPMIIHALKQEHTRAALRQQVLVLLGKTRRKKQ from the coding sequence ATGCACGCGTTTATTGATTTTATTGTTCATTTTGGTGTTGTCGCGATTTTGCTGGTTGTCTTTGCCGAATCGGGCCTACTCTTTGGTTTCGTCTTTCCGGGCGATAGTCTGCTATTCACGGCTGGCTATATGGTGCAGCAGCATATTTTACCAATTGACATCCACCTCTTTGCGCTGTTACTCTCGCTGATGGCTATCCTTGGCGATAGCGTCGGCTACGCATTTGGACATAAAGTTGGCCGTAAATTATTTGAACGCAAAAACTCTCGCTTCTTTAAGAAGAAATATCTCGTGCAAGCCGAAAAGTTTTACGAAAAGCATGGCTCACTTACTGTGGTGCTGGCACGGTTTGTACCGATTGTACGTACGTTTGCGCCAATCGTGGCCGGCGCTAGCAAGATGCACTATCGAACTTTTATTATTTTTAATATTCTCGGTGGCGTTATTTGGGCCACGCTTTTCACCTACCTCGGATTCTTTGCTGGCAAGGCGCTCACCGACGCTGGTGTTAATATAGAAGTCGCCGCACTGGTCATCATCTTTTTGTCAGTACTGCCAATGATCATTCACGCCCTCAAGCAGGAGCACACTCGCGCGGCACTGCGCCAACAAGTATTAGTCCTGCTCGGCAAGACTCGCCGCAAAAAGCAATAA
- a CDS encoding phosphohydrolase — protein MNKSMTIVRREVCRLLGGDTSGHSDDHVERVARLAERFANEHKEAASMDEVLLTAWLHDVDDYKLVGKKQADKLNNATSIMAKAGVAADLQDAVRHNIARIGYSRYLHGVRPERLAGRLVSDADMCDAIGACGIERALIYAVNHGSCRIFDPTVWPDVNIDAHRYNANGGTHDGDSFINYFFEKLLKLPKIMMTDPGRDEALIRQQTMVTFLRAYFREKNAPEWGDFLEEYLTSMDE, from the coding sequence ATGAACAAATCAATGACGATAGTAAGACGGGAAGTTTGCCGACTGCTTGGCGGCGATACGTCAGGCCATAGCGACGATCACGTTGAGCGTGTAGCACGGCTAGCGGAGCGATTCGCGAATGAGCATAAAGAAGCGGCTTCGATGGACGAAGTGCTGTTGACGGCATGGCTGCACGACGTTGATGATTATAAATTAGTTGGCAAAAAGCAGGCGGATAAACTCAATAATGCCACGTCAATTATGGCGAAAGCTGGTGTTGCGGCTGATTTGCAGGATGCGGTGCGTCATAATATTGCTCGGATCGGCTATAGTCGTTATCTACATGGTGTGCGGCCAGAGCGTCTAGCTGGTCGGTTGGTGTCTGACGCTGATATGTGTGATGCAATTGGGGCATGCGGTATCGAGCGGGCACTTATTTATGCGGTGAATCACGGTAGTTGTCGGATATTTGATCCAACTGTTTGGCCTGATGTGAACATTGATGCGCATCGATATAACGCTAATGGTGGCACGCATGATGGCGATAGCTTCATTAATTATTTCTTTGAAAAGTTATTGAAGCTACCAAAGATTATGATGACCGACCCGGGCCGAGACGAAGCATTAATTCGTCAGCAAACTATGGTTACTTTTCTTCGTGCCTATTTTCGAGAAAAGAATGCACCGGAGTGGGGCGATTTCCTGGAAGAATATCTTACTTCGATGGATGAGTAG